A window of Candidatus Avedoeria danica genomic DNA:
CGGGCCCGGCTCCCCACCGCCCGGACTCTGGTGTAGGCTGGAGGTCCAGCAACGACCGGGGTCAGGGCGGCTTGAACCGTGAGCCGGCCGCGCAAGCGGCACAAGAAAGGACTCCTTCGTGAGTGAAAGGACCCGACGCGAGAGCGTGGCGCAGGCCTGGGCCGCGGTTGGCCGAGGCCGTCGTGGAGGCGACGGCCGGGCGGCCGGGGGTGTCGATGCCGTCGGCGGAACGCGTGATGGCCGAGTTTGGCAACGGCCAAGTCGGTCAACGACTTCTACGGCAAGGACGGGATCTTCGCCCGGCTGTTCGCCAAGACCATCGAGGAGATGCTCGAAGGCGAGATCACTGCGCATCTGGGCTACGAAGCGCACGAGGTCGTCGGCCGGAACTCCGGCACTTGGCCGAAACGGGCGCTATCGACGCACGCTCAAGACCGAGGGCGGCGAGCAGACGATTGCGGTGCCCCGGGATCGCAACGGCTCCTTCGAGCCGCAGATCATCCGGACCCTACCAGCGGCAGACCAACGAGATCGAGGAGAAGATCCTGGCGCTCTACGCCCGCCGGCCAGTCGGTGCGGGACATCCAGGACGTGCTTGAGGAGCTTTACGGCATCGACGTCGCCCCGGCGACCATCAGCGCCGTCACGGACAAGATCATGCCGCTGGTGACCGCCTGGCAGACCCGGCCGCTGTCCCCGGTCTACCCCATCGTGTTCCTTGACGGGCTGCATCATGCTGCGCCGCGAGAACAACCGAGTCGAGACCGTCGTCGTCTACATCGTCTTTGCGATCGATACCGAAGGCCATCGCGACGTCCTGGGACATTGGGTCAGCGACGGCGCCGAGGGCGCCAACTTCTGGCTGTCGGTCCTCACCGACCTCCAGAGCCGGGGCGTCGAGGACATCCTCATCGCCTCTATCGACGGGCTGGTCGGCTTCGACGAGGCCATCCGGGCCATCTTTCCCAAGGTCTGCCTTCAGCGTTGCGTGATCCACCAGATTCGGGCCAGCCTCCGCTACGTCA
This region includes:
- a CDS encoding transposase, encoding MAQAWAAVGRGRRGGDGRAAGGVDAVGGTRDGRVWQRPSRSTTSTARTGSSPGCSPRPSRRCSKARSLRIWATKRTRSSAGTPALGRNGRYRRTLKTEGGEQTIAVPRDRNGSFEPQIIRTLPAADQRDRGEDPGALRPPASRCGTSRTCLRSFTASTSPRRPSAPSRTRSCRW